The Setaria viridis chromosome 9, Setaria_viridis_v4.0, whole genome shotgun sequence sequence CTGGAAATGTTGTCCAAGTGTAGTTTCATTCTGTCCATATTCTGTCCATCGGCTTAGGGATGATAAGCCGAGCTCATTTTCAGATCAGTGCCTGACAATTTGAATAGCTCTTGCAAAAAAGTGCTTGTAAAGATTAGAAATAATGCTCTGTCCCTATCAGACCCGTGCAACTTGTACATATTATCCACGTAGAATATGGCAACTTTCATAGCAGTGAATGGATGAGATAATGGAATAAAGCGAGCATATTTAGAAAACTTATCTACTACCACAAGGATGCAATTAAAGTGCTTAGAAGTTGGCAACCCATTGAAGTCCAGAGATACAATTTGCCAGGCATAATCAGGGACAGGGAGGGGCTGCAGCAAGTTTGGCTTGTTGACAGATAGAACATTGAGTGACAAATGCTTGCACCATCTTCTTGAGACCAGGCCAGGCAAACAGGTTCTTAATTTTAACATATGTTGCATGTGTCCCAGAATGCCCTCCAACAGGACCGGCATGAAGAGCTTGTATTACATTCTGTTGTGCTGTTGTGTTATGTGCTAACCAAATTCTGTTTTTATATCTGATCAACCCTTGCTTTAGAGAAAAGTGTCCAATAGGGGTGCTGACAGATAAAGCAGCCAGTAATTCCTCGAGTTCTGGTACAGTACTATAACCCTCTATGATACGCTGCAGCCAAACTGGTTGGAGTTGTGAGAGTGCCAAAACCTCTTGCTGCTCGGGTACAGTAACTCTGGGTAATGCACCTGCTGCTTTGTTTTCATAGCCCTTTTTTAACATATCTTGTATTGTAAACCCAATATTTTGGTTAAAGCTTTATGTTGCCAAGGTGTGTTCAGCCTCTATTCTTTTGATCAGTGAGTAATAAACTCTCCTTGTATTGCCTCCATGATCTATAGCCATTAAAATTGCTTCAGGCTTTGCTTGGGAGCGGATGGGATACAAATGCATTCGCGTTATAAAGCAGCAGCATTACAGAGACAGACCCACACAAACCTTGACGACGGAGCATTACATTTTTATTACGTACCATGCACAACGACAGAGCAAAGCTATGTAGGATGATGATGCACATCCTCCATACTTATCCTCCATACTCATATATACATACATTCAGACCCTTGCCGTGGGCTTGTCTGCTGCGTAGTGATCTGCCGCCGGCGGGTATCCATGATGGGCCGGGAACTGGTTGCCGAAGAGTCCGGCGTGGAGCGCGAGGACGTAGAGCAGCTGGGTGAAGGCGAGGATGATGACGAAGGCCTCGAGCACCCGGAGGCGCCACCCGCGGTGGCCGCCGATGTGGATCTCCTTGCAGGCGAGGCCGAAGGCGAGGGCGGTGATGGCCCAGGCGatgagggcggaggcggcgctggtggcCAGGCTGTCCCCGCGCCAGGAGCGCACGTGGTGGATGCCGGCCAGCTTGGAGGCGGCGCCCACCACCCCGGCAAGGATGGCGAACACCAGGAAGTAGAAGGTGGCGCCGTTGCCGGCAACGCCGGGGTAGTTGGTCTCCCCGTTGATGAAGTGGTTCAGGTTCCAGCTCGCGAACCCGATTACCACCACGTACATGATCAGGTTCAGAACCAGAAGCGGAGCGATCATGCCGCGGCCCATGCCGGCCATGGTTGCTTTTGTTGGTGGTGTGTTCTGATGATGAACCAGCTATCAGATCAGCAATGGCGatgcgaggaggaagatgatctGCTGGTTGCCAGCGGGGGTGGAGCAGCATAAATAGAGAGGAGTGGATCGGCATCGGAGCTGATGAATGAGATCGACGACACGTGTGCTCCGCGGCCTACAGGTGGTGGGACACGTGCCGCCCCGCCTCTCCACCTAGCCTCCCTTCTGGgaccttcctcctccttccaccaTCTCCCAGGCATCTCCCCTGCTACTGCTAGCTTGCCACCGCCAGCCATGGCTGAAGCGCAACGCGTAAAGGTCGATCTCTCCCTCGATCGCCTCTCTTCGATCGATCTTCTGCCTACTCCGATCCGTATgcatataaaaagaaaaaagcaaaGGCGCGCGTAAAGGTAAAGCTAGCAGCAGCACTGCCACCGTACCGGCTGCTGCTCTTCTTTTTTACGGTGCTTGCCACGGATGCTTCCTGTTGCTTCTCTCTCAATTTGCGTGGCGCAGTTACCGCACCCTCCTCGGCCCATGCAAATTACACAAACAAATGGCGCTACTGCTGCCAGTGACGCGGGGTTCGTCATGGAGAAAGAAAAATACTGAGAGGTTgcgtatactccctccgtcccggtCAGTGGCGGATCCAGACCAGCGGTGGGTCGCGAGGGGCCCTCAAGCCCCTACTCATCCAAAAACAATGGA is a genomic window containing:
- the LOC117839924 gene encoding membrane protein PM19L — encoded protein: MAGMGRGMIAPLLVLNLIMYVVVIGFASWNLNHFINGETNYPGVAGNGATFYFLVFAILAGVVGAASKLAGIHHVRSWRGDSLATSAASALIAWAITALAFGLACKEIHIGGHRGWRLRVLEAFVIILAFTQLLYVLALHAGLFGNQFPAHHGYPPAADHYAADKPTARV